Proteins found in one Muntiacus reevesi chromosome 2, mMunRee1.1, whole genome shotgun sequence genomic segment:
- the SIGLEC10 gene encoding sialic acid-binding Ig-like lectin 10 isoform X8 — MLLPLFLAMLWGGSQALDLFKLQVQESVIVQEGLCVVVPCSIFYPSRGWIPTTPAYGFWFRDQTPRPSLPVATNKPGQDVDTDTWGRFQLLGNPSESCSLLIREARLEDSSLYFFRFERGDYVKYNFMEYKFYLQVTELTFTPRPQDHNTELTCRVDFSGEGVSTQNTVRLSVAYAPKDLVISISDTDEPDAPENLKVVVSRANHTALENLESGASLRVLEGQSLRLLCVAHGNPPAQLSWTQRGRTVSPSQPSDPGVLELPQIQTEQEGEFTCRAQNPLGSQNISLSLSVVYEKGLASRAFSSGVSLGTGVTTLLFLCFILILVRALRKKWTQAEAPRSRFSRRSTILDYINVIPKASPLVKARKQKAKPSSPSQPPPDGHSPEARKNQKELHLVSHNCPGPKSSPQASEAENNQEELHYAVLNFPGLRPWETQRPKGTHPEYAEIQFH, encoded by the exons ATGTTGCTGCCGCTGTTCTTGGCCATGCTGTGGGGCG GGTCGCAGGCTCTGGACTTATTCAAGCTGCAGGTGCAGGAGTCTGTGATAGTGCAAGAAGGCCTGTGTGTGGTCGTGCCCTGCTCCATCTTCTACCCCTCCAGAGGATGGATTCCCACCACCCCAGCTTACGGCTTCTGGTTCAGAGACCAGACCCCCAGGCCCAGTCTGCCAGTGGCCACCAACAAGCCAGGTCAGGATGTGGACACAGACACCTGGGGCCGATTCCAGCTCCTTGGCAATCCCAGCGAGAGCTGCTCCTTGCTCATCAGAGAGGCTCGCCTGGAGGACAGCTCACTGTACTTCTTCCGGTTCGAGAGAGGCGATTATGTGAAATATAATTTCATGGAATACAAGTTCTATCTGCAGGTGACAG AGCTCACCTTCACACCCAGACCCCAGGACCACAACACTGAGCTCACCTGCAGAGTGGACTTCTCCGGAGAGGGTGTGAGCACGCAGAACACCGTCCGGCTTAGCGTGGCCT ATGCCCCCAAAGACCTGGTTATCAGCATCTCCGACACCGATGAGCCAG ATGCCCCGGAGAACCTGAAAGTGGTGGTCTCGCGAGCAAACCACACAG ccctggaaaactTGGAGAGCGGCGCATCTCTTCGGGTCCTGGAGGGCCAAAGCCTGCGTCTCCTCTGTGTTGCTCATGGCAACCCCCCCGCCCAGCTGAGCTGGACCCAACGGGGACGGACTGTGAGCCCCTCCCAGCCCTCAGACCCCGGGGTCCTGGAGCTGCCTCAGATACAAACAGAGCAGGAAGGGGAGTTCACCTGCCGGGCTCAGAACCCGCTGGGCTCCCAAAATATCTCCCTGAGCCTCTCCGTGGTCT ATGAGAAGGGACTCGCCTCCAGAGCGTTCTCCAGCGGAGTCTCTCTAGGGACTGGCGTCAccaccctcctcttcctctgcttcATCCTGATCCT CGTGAGGGCTCTGAGGAAGAAATGGACCCAGGCAGAG GCTCCGCGGTCCAGGTTCTCACGCAGGAGCACGATCCTGGATTACATCAACGTGATCCCTAAGGCCAGCCCCCTGGTGA AGGCCCGG AAACAGAAAGCCAAACCAAGCAGTCCTTCCCAGCCTCCTCCAGATGGTCACTCCCCGGAAGCCAGAAAGAACCAGAAGGAGCTCCATCTCGTCTCCCACAACTGTCCAGGACCCAAATCATCCCCACAAGCCTCAGAAGCAGAGAACAACCAAGAGGAGCTCCATTACGCTGTCCTCAACTTCCCAGGCCTCAGACCATGGGAGACCCAGAGACCCAAGGGCACACACCCAGAGTACGCTGAAATCCAGTTCCACTGA
- the SIGLEC10 gene encoding sialic acid-binding Ig-like lectin 10 isoform X3, translated as MLLPLFLAMLWGGSQALDLFKLQVQESVIVQEGLCVVVPCSIFYPSRGWIPTTPAYGFWFRDQTPRPSLPVATNKPGQDVDTDTWGRFQLLGNPSESCSLLIREARLEDSSLYFFRFERGDYVKYNFMEYKFYLQVTELTFTPRPQDHNTELTCRVDFSGEGVSTQNTVRLSVAYAPKDLVISISDTDEPALEPRGESPHLEVKKGQSLRLLCAADSLPLATLSWTLQDRVLSWSHPLGSTTLELALPGVKAEDAGRYTCRAENRLGFLSRSLDLSVRYAPENLKVVVSRANHTALENLESGASLRVLEGQSLRLLCVAHGNPPAQLSWTQRGRTVSPSQPSDPGVLELPQIQTEQEGEFTCRAQNPLGSQNISLSLSVVSPPQLLGPSCSQEDEGLRCSCSSRARPAPSLRWRLGEGLLEGEFSNASFEVSSGSAGPWANGSLSLREGLSSGLRLSCEALNAHGAQSGSVLLLPDEKGLASRAFSSGVSLGTGVTTLLFLCFILILVRALRKKWTQAEAPRSRFSRRSTILDYINVIPKASPLVKARKQKAKPSSPSQPPPDGHSPEARKNQKELHLVSHNCPGPKSSPQASEAENNQEELHYAVLNFPGLRPWETQRPKGTHPEYAEIQFH; from the exons ATGTTGCTGCCGCTGTTCTTGGCCATGCTGTGGGGCG GGTCGCAGGCTCTGGACTTATTCAAGCTGCAGGTGCAGGAGTCTGTGATAGTGCAAGAAGGCCTGTGTGTGGTCGTGCCCTGCTCCATCTTCTACCCCTCCAGAGGATGGATTCCCACCACCCCAGCTTACGGCTTCTGGTTCAGAGACCAGACCCCCAGGCCCAGTCTGCCAGTGGCCACCAACAAGCCAGGTCAGGATGTGGACACAGACACCTGGGGCCGATTCCAGCTCCTTGGCAATCCCAGCGAGAGCTGCTCCTTGCTCATCAGAGAGGCTCGCCTGGAGGACAGCTCACTGTACTTCTTCCGGTTCGAGAGAGGCGATTATGTGAAATATAATTTCATGGAATACAAGTTCTATCTGCAGGTGACAG AGCTCACCTTCACACCCAGACCCCAGGACCACAACACTGAGCTCACCTGCAGAGTGGACTTCTCCGGAGAGGGTGTGAGCACGCAGAACACCGTCCGGCTTAGCGTGGCCT ATGCCCCCAAAGACCTGGTTATCAGCATCTCCGACACCGATGAGCCAG CTCTGGAGCCCAGGGGAGAGAGCCCACACCTGGAAGTCAAGAAAGGCCAGTCCCTGCGGCTGCTCTGTGCCGCGGACAGTTTGCCGCTGGCCACGCTGAGCTGGACCCTGCAGGACAGAGTCCTTTCCTGGTCCCACCCCTTGGGCTCCACAACTCTGGAGCTGGCGCTGCCCGGGGTGAAGGCCGAGGACGCGGGTCGCTACACCTGCCGGGCTGAGAACAGGCTTGGCTTCTTGAGCCGCAGCCTGGACCTCTCAGTGCGGT ATGCCCCGGAGAACCTGAAAGTGGTGGTCTCGCGAGCAAACCACACAG ccctggaaaactTGGAGAGCGGCGCATCTCTTCGGGTCCTGGAGGGCCAAAGCCTGCGTCTCCTCTGTGTTGCTCATGGCAACCCCCCCGCCCAGCTGAGCTGGACCCAACGGGGACGGACTGTGAGCCCCTCCCAGCCCTCAGACCCCGGGGTCCTGGAGCTGCCTCAGATACAAACAGAGCAGGAAGGGGAGTTCACCTGCCGGGCTCAGAACCCGCTGGGCTCCCAAAATATCTCCCTGAGCCTCTCCGTGGTCT CTCCCCCGCAGCTGCTGGGCCCCTCCTGCTCCCAGGAGGACGAGGGTCTGCGCTGCAGCTGCTCCTCCCGAGCCCGGCCGGCCCCCTCCCTGCGCTGGCGGCTCGGGGAGGGGCTGCTGGAGGGGGAGTTCAGCAACGCCTCCTTCGAGGTCAGCTCCGGCTCCGCCGGGCCCTGGGCCAACGGTTCCCTGAGCCTCCGCGAGGGGCTCAGCTCCGGCCTCAGACTCAGCTGCGAGGCCCTGAACGCCCACGGGGCCCAGAGCGGGTCTGTCCTGCTGCTGCCAG ATGAGAAGGGACTCGCCTCCAGAGCGTTCTCCAGCGGAGTCTCTCTAGGGACTGGCGTCAccaccctcctcttcctctgcttcATCCTGATCCT CGTGAGGGCTCTGAGGAAGAAATGGACCCAGGCAGAG GCTCCGCGGTCCAGGTTCTCACGCAGGAGCACGATCCTGGATTACATCAACGTGATCCCTAAGGCCAGCCCCCTGGTGA AGGCCCGG AAACAGAAAGCCAAACCAAGCAGTCCTTCCCAGCCTCCTCCAGATGGTCACTCCCCGGAAGCCAGAAAGAACCAGAAGGAGCTCCATCTCGTCTCCCACAACTGTCCAGGACCCAAATCATCCCCACAAGCCTCAGAAGCAGAGAACAACCAAGAGGAGCTCCATTACGCTGTCCTCAACTTCCCAGGCCTCAGACCATGGGAGACCCAGAGACCCAAGGGCACACACCCAGAGTACGCTGAAATCCAGTTCCACTGA
- the SIGLEC10 gene encoding sialic acid-binding Ig-like lectin 10 isoform X7 yields the protein MLLPLFLAMLWGGSQALDLFKLQVQESVIVQEGLCVVVPCSIFYPSRGWIPTTPAYGFWFRDQTPRPSLPVATNKPGQDVDTDTWGRFQLLGNPSESCSLLIREARLEDSSLYFFRFERGDYVKYNFMEYKFYLQVTALTQKPAIYVPEILQPGHQVTLFCAFNWIFDECPVPTLSWIGNTVSANGASPRTSYFSELTFTPRPQDHNTELTCRVDFSGEGVSTQNTVRLSVAYAPKDLVISISDTDEPDAPENLKVVVSRANHTALENLESGASLRVLEGQSLRLLCVAHGNPPAQLSWTQRGRTVSPSQPSDPGVLELPQIQTEQEGEFTCRAQNPLGSQNISLSLSVVYEKGLASRAFSSGVSLGTGVTTLLFLCFILILVRALRKKWTQAEAPRSRFSRRSTILDYINVIPKASPLVKARKQKAKPSSPSQPPPDGHSPEARKNQKELHLVSHNCPGPKSSPQASEAENNQEELHYAVLNFPGLRPWETQRPKGTHPEYAEIQFH from the exons ATGTTGCTGCCGCTGTTCTTGGCCATGCTGTGGGGCG GGTCGCAGGCTCTGGACTTATTCAAGCTGCAGGTGCAGGAGTCTGTGATAGTGCAAGAAGGCCTGTGTGTGGTCGTGCCCTGCTCCATCTTCTACCCCTCCAGAGGATGGATTCCCACCACCCCAGCTTACGGCTTCTGGTTCAGAGACCAGACCCCCAGGCCCAGTCTGCCAGTGGCCACCAACAAGCCAGGTCAGGATGTGGACACAGACACCTGGGGCCGATTCCAGCTCCTTGGCAATCCCAGCGAGAGCTGCTCCTTGCTCATCAGAGAGGCTCGCCTGGAGGACAGCTCACTGTACTTCTTCCGGTTCGAGAGAGGCGATTATGTGAAATATAATTTCATGGAATACAAGTTCTATCTGCAGGTGACAG CCCTGACACAGAAGCCGGCGATCTATGTCCCCGAGATCTTGCAGCCCGGGCACCAGGTGACGCTCTTCTGTGCATTTAACTGGATCTTTGACGAATGTCCCGTCCCTACTCTCTCCTGGATCGGGAACACCGTCTCCGCCAACGGGGCCAGCCCGAGAACTTCATACTTCTCAGAGCTCACCTTCACACCCAGACCCCAGGACCACAACACTGAGCTCACCTGCAGAGTGGACTTCTCCGGAGAGGGTGTGAGCACGCAGAACACCGTCCGGCTTAGCGTGGCCT ATGCCCCCAAAGACCTGGTTATCAGCATCTCCGACACCGATGAGCCAG ATGCCCCGGAGAACCTGAAAGTGGTGGTCTCGCGAGCAAACCACACAG ccctggaaaactTGGAGAGCGGCGCATCTCTTCGGGTCCTGGAGGGCCAAAGCCTGCGTCTCCTCTGTGTTGCTCATGGCAACCCCCCCGCCCAGCTGAGCTGGACCCAACGGGGACGGACTGTGAGCCCCTCCCAGCCCTCAGACCCCGGGGTCCTGGAGCTGCCTCAGATACAAACAGAGCAGGAAGGGGAGTTCACCTGCCGGGCTCAGAACCCGCTGGGCTCCCAAAATATCTCCCTGAGCCTCTCCGTGGTCT ATGAGAAGGGACTCGCCTCCAGAGCGTTCTCCAGCGGAGTCTCTCTAGGGACTGGCGTCAccaccctcctcttcctctgcttcATCCTGATCCT CGTGAGGGCTCTGAGGAAGAAATGGACCCAGGCAGAG GCTCCGCGGTCCAGGTTCTCACGCAGGAGCACGATCCTGGATTACATCAACGTGATCCCTAAGGCCAGCCCCCTGGTGA AGGCCCGG AAACAGAAAGCCAAACCAAGCAGTCCTTCCCAGCCTCCTCCAGATGGTCACTCCCCGGAAGCCAGAAAGAACCAGAAGGAGCTCCATCTCGTCTCCCACAACTGTCCAGGACCCAAATCATCCCCACAAGCCTCAGAAGCAGAGAACAACCAAGAGGAGCTCCATTACGCTGTCCTCAACTTCCCAGGCCTCAGACCATGGGAGACCCAGAGACCCAAGGGCACACACCCAGAGTACGCTGAAATCCAGTTCCACTGA
- the SIGLEC10 gene encoding sialic acid-binding Ig-like lectin 10 isoform X4: protein MLLPLFLAMLWGGSQALDLFKLQVQESVIVQEGLCVVVPCSIFYPSRGWIPTTPAYGFWFRDQTPRPSLPVATNKPGQDVDTDTWGRFQLLGNPSESCSLLIREARLEDSSLYFFRFERGDYVKYNFMEYKFYLQVTALTQKPAIYVPEILQPGHQVTLFCAFNWIFDECPVPTLSWIGNTVSANGASPRTSYFSELTFTPRPQDHNTELTCRVDFSGEGVSTQNTVRLSVAYAPKDLVISISDTDEPALEPRGESPHLEVKKGQSLRLLCAADSLPLATLSWTLQDRVLSWSHPLGSTTLELALPGVKAEDAGRYTCRAENRLGFLSRSLDLSVRYAPENLKVVVSRANHTALENLESGASLRVLEGQSLRLLCVAHGNPPAQLSWTQRGRTVSPSQPSDPGVLELPQIQTEQEGEFTCRAQNPLGSQNISLSLSVVYEKGLASRAFSSGVSLGTGVTTLLFLCFILILVRALRKKWTQAEAPRSRFSRRSTILDYINVIPKASPLVKARKQKAKPSSPSQPPPDGHSPEARKNQKELHLVSHNCPGPKSSPQASEAENNQEELHYAVLNFPGLRPWETQRPKGTHPEYAEIQFH from the exons ATGTTGCTGCCGCTGTTCTTGGCCATGCTGTGGGGCG GGTCGCAGGCTCTGGACTTATTCAAGCTGCAGGTGCAGGAGTCTGTGATAGTGCAAGAAGGCCTGTGTGTGGTCGTGCCCTGCTCCATCTTCTACCCCTCCAGAGGATGGATTCCCACCACCCCAGCTTACGGCTTCTGGTTCAGAGACCAGACCCCCAGGCCCAGTCTGCCAGTGGCCACCAACAAGCCAGGTCAGGATGTGGACACAGACACCTGGGGCCGATTCCAGCTCCTTGGCAATCCCAGCGAGAGCTGCTCCTTGCTCATCAGAGAGGCTCGCCTGGAGGACAGCTCACTGTACTTCTTCCGGTTCGAGAGAGGCGATTATGTGAAATATAATTTCATGGAATACAAGTTCTATCTGCAGGTGACAG CCCTGACACAGAAGCCGGCGATCTATGTCCCCGAGATCTTGCAGCCCGGGCACCAGGTGACGCTCTTCTGTGCATTTAACTGGATCTTTGACGAATGTCCCGTCCCTACTCTCTCCTGGATCGGGAACACCGTCTCCGCCAACGGGGCCAGCCCGAGAACTTCATACTTCTCAGAGCTCACCTTCACACCCAGACCCCAGGACCACAACACTGAGCTCACCTGCAGAGTGGACTTCTCCGGAGAGGGTGTGAGCACGCAGAACACCGTCCGGCTTAGCGTGGCCT ATGCCCCCAAAGACCTGGTTATCAGCATCTCCGACACCGATGAGCCAG CTCTGGAGCCCAGGGGAGAGAGCCCACACCTGGAAGTCAAGAAAGGCCAGTCCCTGCGGCTGCTCTGTGCCGCGGACAGTTTGCCGCTGGCCACGCTGAGCTGGACCCTGCAGGACAGAGTCCTTTCCTGGTCCCACCCCTTGGGCTCCACAACTCTGGAGCTGGCGCTGCCCGGGGTGAAGGCCGAGGACGCGGGTCGCTACACCTGCCGGGCTGAGAACAGGCTTGGCTTCTTGAGCCGCAGCCTGGACCTCTCAGTGCGGT ATGCCCCGGAGAACCTGAAAGTGGTGGTCTCGCGAGCAAACCACACAG ccctggaaaactTGGAGAGCGGCGCATCTCTTCGGGTCCTGGAGGGCCAAAGCCTGCGTCTCCTCTGTGTTGCTCATGGCAACCCCCCCGCCCAGCTGAGCTGGACCCAACGGGGACGGACTGTGAGCCCCTCCCAGCCCTCAGACCCCGGGGTCCTGGAGCTGCCTCAGATACAAACAGAGCAGGAAGGGGAGTTCACCTGCCGGGCTCAGAACCCGCTGGGCTCCCAAAATATCTCCCTGAGCCTCTCCGTGGTCT ATGAGAAGGGACTCGCCTCCAGAGCGTTCTCCAGCGGAGTCTCTCTAGGGACTGGCGTCAccaccctcctcttcctctgcttcATCCTGATCCT CGTGAGGGCTCTGAGGAAGAAATGGACCCAGGCAGAG GCTCCGCGGTCCAGGTTCTCACGCAGGAGCACGATCCTGGATTACATCAACGTGATCCCTAAGGCCAGCCCCCTGGTGA AGGCCCGG AAACAGAAAGCCAAACCAAGCAGTCCTTCCCAGCCTCCTCCAGATGGTCACTCCCCGGAAGCCAGAAAGAACCAGAAGGAGCTCCATCTCGTCTCCCACAACTGTCCAGGACCCAAATCATCCCCACAAGCCTCAGAAGCAGAGAACAACCAAGAGGAGCTCCATTACGCTGTCCTCAACTTCCCAGGCCTCAGACCATGGGAGACCCAGAGACCCAAGGGCACACACCCAGAGTACGCTGAAATCCAGTTCCACTGA
- the SIGLEC10 gene encoding sialic acid-binding Ig-like lectin 10 isoform X1 yields the protein MLLPLFLAMLWGGSQALDLFKLQVQESVIVQEGLCVVVPCSIFYPSRGWIPTTPAYGFWFRDQTPRPSLPVATNKPGQDVDTDTWGRFQLLGNPSESCSLLIREARLEDSSLYFFRFERGDYVKYNFMEYKFYLQVTALTQKPAIYVPEILQPGHQVTLFCAFNWIFDECPVPTLSWIGNTVSANGASPRTSYFSELTFTPRPQDHNTELTCRVDFSGEGVSTQNTVRLSVAYAPKDLVISISDTDEPALEPRGESPHLEVKKGQSLRLLCAADSLPLATLSWTLQDRVLSWSHPLGSTTLELALPGVKAEDAGRYTCRAENRLGFLSRSLDLSVRYAPENLKVVVSRANHTALENLESGASLRVLEGQSLRLLCVAHGNPPAQLSWTQRGRTVSPSQPSDPGVLELPQIQTEQEGEFTCRAQNPLGSQNISLSLSVVSPPQLLGPSCSQEDEGLRCSCSSRARPAPSLRWRLGEGLLEGEFSNASFEVSSGSAGPWANGSLSLREGLSSGLRLSCEALNAHGAQSGSVLLLPDEKGLASRAFSSGVSLGTGVTTLLFLCFILILVRALRKKWTQAEVPTPAPAPGKAPRSRFSRRSTILDYINVIPKASPLKQKAKPSSPSQPPPDGHSPEARKNQKELHLVSHNCPGPKSSPQASEAENNQEELHYAVLNFPGLRPWETQRPKGTHPEYAEIQFH from the exons ATGTTGCTGCCGCTGTTCTTGGCCATGCTGTGGGGCG GGTCGCAGGCTCTGGACTTATTCAAGCTGCAGGTGCAGGAGTCTGTGATAGTGCAAGAAGGCCTGTGTGTGGTCGTGCCCTGCTCCATCTTCTACCCCTCCAGAGGATGGATTCCCACCACCCCAGCTTACGGCTTCTGGTTCAGAGACCAGACCCCCAGGCCCAGTCTGCCAGTGGCCACCAACAAGCCAGGTCAGGATGTGGACACAGACACCTGGGGCCGATTCCAGCTCCTTGGCAATCCCAGCGAGAGCTGCTCCTTGCTCATCAGAGAGGCTCGCCTGGAGGACAGCTCACTGTACTTCTTCCGGTTCGAGAGAGGCGATTATGTGAAATATAATTTCATGGAATACAAGTTCTATCTGCAGGTGACAG CCCTGACACAGAAGCCGGCGATCTATGTCCCCGAGATCTTGCAGCCCGGGCACCAGGTGACGCTCTTCTGTGCATTTAACTGGATCTTTGACGAATGTCCCGTCCCTACTCTCTCCTGGATCGGGAACACCGTCTCCGCCAACGGGGCCAGCCCGAGAACTTCATACTTCTCAGAGCTCACCTTCACACCCAGACCCCAGGACCACAACACTGAGCTCACCTGCAGAGTGGACTTCTCCGGAGAGGGTGTGAGCACGCAGAACACCGTCCGGCTTAGCGTGGCCT ATGCCCCCAAAGACCTGGTTATCAGCATCTCCGACACCGATGAGCCAG CTCTGGAGCCCAGGGGAGAGAGCCCACACCTGGAAGTCAAGAAAGGCCAGTCCCTGCGGCTGCTCTGTGCCGCGGACAGTTTGCCGCTGGCCACGCTGAGCTGGACCCTGCAGGACAGAGTCCTTTCCTGGTCCCACCCCTTGGGCTCCACAACTCTGGAGCTGGCGCTGCCCGGGGTGAAGGCCGAGGACGCGGGTCGCTACACCTGCCGGGCTGAGAACAGGCTTGGCTTCTTGAGCCGCAGCCTGGACCTCTCAGTGCGGT ATGCCCCGGAGAACCTGAAAGTGGTGGTCTCGCGAGCAAACCACACAG ccctggaaaactTGGAGAGCGGCGCATCTCTTCGGGTCCTGGAGGGCCAAAGCCTGCGTCTCCTCTGTGTTGCTCATGGCAACCCCCCCGCCCAGCTGAGCTGGACCCAACGGGGACGGACTGTGAGCCCCTCCCAGCCCTCAGACCCCGGGGTCCTGGAGCTGCCTCAGATACAAACAGAGCAGGAAGGGGAGTTCACCTGCCGGGCTCAGAACCCGCTGGGCTCCCAAAATATCTCCCTGAGCCTCTCCGTGGTCT CTCCCCCGCAGCTGCTGGGCCCCTCCTGCTCCCAGGAGGACGAGGGTCTGCGCTGCAGCTGCTCCTCCCGAGCCCGGCCGGCCCCCTCCCTGCGCTGGCGGCTCGGGGAGGGGCTGCTGGAGGGGGAGTTCAGCAACGCCTCCTTCGAGGTCAGCTCCGGCTCCGCCGGGCCCTGGGCCAACGGTTCCCTGAGCCTCCGCGAGGGGCTCAGCTCCGGCCTCAGACTCAGCTGCGAGGCCCTGAACGCCCACGGGGCCCAGAGCGGGTCTGTCCTGCTGCTGCCAG ATGAGAAGGGACTCGCCTCCAGAGCGTTCTCCAGCGGAGTCTCTCTAGGGACTGGCGTCAccaccctcctcttcctctgcttcATCCTGATCCT CGTGAGGGCTCTGAGGAAGAAATGGACCCAGGCAGAGGTCCcgaccccggccccggcccccggAAAGGCTCCGCGGTCCAGGTTCTCACGCAGGAGCACGATCCTGGATTACATCAACGTGATCCCTAAGGCCAGCCCCCTG AAACAGAAAGCCAAACCAAGCAGTCCTTCCCAGCCTCCTCCAGATGGTCACTCCCCGGAAGCCAGAAAGAACCAGAAGGAGCTCCATCTCGTCTCCCACAACTGTCCAGGACCCAAATCATCCCCACAAGCCTCAGAAGCAGAGAACAACCAAGAGGAGCTCCATTACGCTGTCCTCAACTTCCCAGGCCTCAGACCATGGGAGACCCAGAGACCCAAGGGCACACACCCAGAGTACGCTGAAATCCAGTTCCACTGA
- the SIGLEC10 gene encoding sialic acid-binding Ig-like lectin 10 isoform X6: protein MLLPLFLAMLWGGSQALDLFKLQVQESVIVQEGLCVVVPCSIFYPSRGWIPTTPAYGFWFRDQTPRPSLPVATNKPGQDVDTDTWGRFQLLGNPSESCSLLIREARLEDSSLYFFRFERGDYVKYNFMEYKFYLQVTELTFTPRPQDHNTELTCRVDFSGEGVSTQNTVRLSVAYAPKDLVISISDTDEPALEPRGESPHLEVKKGQSLRLLCAADSLPLATLSWTLQDRVLSWSHPLGSTTLELALPGVKAEDAGRYTCRAENRLGFLSRSLDLSVRYAPENLKVVVSRANHTALENLESGASLRVLEGQSLRLLCVAHGNPPAQLSWTQRGRTVSPSQPSDPGVLELPQIQTEQEGEFTCRAQNPLGSQNISLSLSVVYEKGLASRAFSSGVSLGTGVTTLLFLCFILILVRALRKKWTQAEAPRSRFSRRSTILDYINVIPKASPLVKARKQKAKPSSPSQPPPDGHSPEARKNQKELHLVSHNCPGPKSSPQASEAENNQEELHYAVLNFPGLRPWETQRPKGTHPEYAEIQFH from the exons ATGTTGCTGCCGCTGTTCTTGGCCATGCTGTGGGGCG GGTCGCAGGCTCTGGACTTATTCAAGCTGCAGGTGCAGGAGTCTGTGATAGTGCAAGAAGGCCTGTGTGTGGTCGTGCCCTGCTCCATCTTCTACCCCTCCAGAGGATGGATTCCCACCACCCCAGCTTACGGCTTCTGGTTCAGAGACCAGACCCCCAGGCCCAGTCTGCCAGTGGCCACCAACAAGCCAGGTCAGGATGTGGACACAGACACCTGGGGCCGATTCCAGCTCCTTGGCAATCCCAGCGAGAGCTGCTCCTTGCTCATCAGAGAGGCTCGCCTGGAGGACAGCTCACTGTACTTCTTCCGGTTCGAGAGAGGCGATTATGTGAAATATAATTTCATGGAATACAAGTTCTATCTGCAGGTGACAG AGCTCACCTTCACACCCAGACCCCAGGACCACAACACTGAGCTCACCTGCAGAGTGGACTTCTCCGGAGAGGGTGTGAGCACGCAGAACACCGTCCGGCTTAGCGTGGCCT ATGCCCCCAAAGACCTGGTTATCAGCATCTCCGACACCGATGAGCCAG CTCTGGAGCCCAGGGGAGAGAGCCCACACCTGGAAGTCAAGAAAGGCCAGTCCCTGCGGCTGCTCTGTGCCGCGGACAGTTTGCCGCTGGCCACGCTGAGCTGGACCCTGCAGGACAGAGTCCTTTCCTGGTCCCACCCCTTGGGCTCCACAACTCTGGAGCTGGCGCTGCCCGGGGTGAAGGCCGAGGACGCGGGTCGCTACACCTGCCGGGCTGAGAACAGGCTTGGCTTCTTGAGCCGCAGCCTGGACCTCTCAGTGCGGT ATGCCCCGGAGAACCTGAAAGTGGTGGTCTCGCGAGCAAACCACACAG ccctggaaaactTGGAGAGCGGCGCATCTCTTCGGGTCCTGGAGGGCCAAAGCCTGCGTCTCCTCTGTGTTGCTCATGGCAACCCCCCCGCCCAGCTGAGCTGGACCCAACGGGGACGGACTGTGAGCCCCTCCCAGCCCTCAGACCCCGGGGTCCTGGAGCTGCCTCAGATACAAACAGAGCAGGAAGGGGAGTTCACCTGCCGGGCTCAGAACCCGCTGGGCTCCCAAAATATCTCCCTGAGCCTCTCCGTGGTCT ATGAGAAGGGACTCGCCTCCAGAGCGTTCTCCAGCGGAGTCTCTCTAGGGACTGGCGTCAccaccctcctcttcctctgcttcATCCTGATCCT CGTGAGGGCTCTGAGGAAGAAATGGACCCAGGCAGAG GCTCCGCGGTCCAGGTTCTCACGCAGGAGCACGATCCTGGATTACATCAACGTGATCCCTAAGGCCAGCCCCCTGGTGA AGGCCCGG AAACAGAAAGCCAAACCAAGCAGTCCTTCCCAGCCTCCTCCAGATGGTCACTCCCCGGAAGCCAGAAAGAACCAGAAGGAGCTCCATCTCGTCTCCCACAACTGTCCAGGACCCAAATCATCCCCACAAGCCTCAGAAGCAGAGAACAACCAAGAGGAGCTCCATTACGCTGTCCTCAACTTCCCAGGCCTCAGACCATGGGAGACCCAGAGACCCAAGGGCACACACCCAGAGTACGCTGAAATCCAGTTCCACTGA